The Fusarium falciforme chromosome 4, complete sequence genomic interval GCCGGGgcatcctccatctcgactAGAAgcgcctcagcagcctcagccttaTCGCCCCCTCTCTCGGAGCTAGGTGTCGGGAGCTTGCTGCTAGCATGCAGGTTTGGCGCCAGGACGCTTCGCAGCTTTGGTGGCGTGACTGAGAGCTTCACGACCAGGCTGCGGCCTGAATCATCCAGATCATCGTCAACCATGGCCTCGTCTTCATCAAactcgtcttcgtcctccGACTCCTCAGGCACGTGCTCGTCGacgtcttcctcatcgtctcCAAACTCAGCTTCACTCTCATTCTCAGAGTCATCCGCAGTGTTGCGCCGAGAGCCGTTGCTGGTTCCTGCCCAGCCACTGGTCCCATGGTTGACTGCTGCTGACCGTCGAGGTCTTCCTGTTGGGCCCACCGAGCTCTCCTTGTCGACTTCCGATGTGTCTCCCTGTACACTACCAGGAGCACTGCTCCCCGTCGCAGGATTCAGTCGGGTTGGCGCCCTGATCTGCCGACCACTCGAGGTAGTCACTGGGCCAGTTTCGACTGGAGTATGGGTGCCTGTGTTGCGGGCAGAACGTCGAGTAGTTGAGTCGCTGAAGATATCCTCATCGTCTGAATATGTGtacttcatcttcttgccCCGAGTGCGACCCTCGTAGAGTGAGAAGCCGGGCTCAGGTCGCTTGAACTGTTCCTTTCGCATCTGGCGGTATTCGCGACGCTTACGTTTCTGTCAAATGTTAGCGGGAGAAAGCGCAAACATGCCTACTTGGCATTTGGATGGGTGTATACTGACCTCTTCACCAGCTTCGAATCGAGGCACCGCAGAGATCATCTTCTGAGCCAACTTCTTGGCTTTCGGGCCGCCGTCCTTggtctcgagcttctcggcgAGGGCTTTGAGCTCATCAATTGTGCCCGCCACACTCCACCATGTGCGCTTCGTTCCAGCAGGGTTGCTTTCTCGGTAGATGCGAAAAGCTGTGTCGTCTTGTCCCTCAATTAGGAAATAGCGACGCTTGTCGCCATCGGATCCCCATGGCTGGACCGATCTTGGCTGGTTCGCATCATCTTCGTGGCGGTTCTGCTTGTAGGATTGGTTGATGAGCCCCTTGACAGTCTCAGACGACGAGAGAGTCCAAAGGATCAGAGTGCGCAACAATGTGAGCTGCGAGATGGTCAGTAGTGGTCGCGCGATCAAGTAGAAATTGAGGTAACACACCCTCTGCGTGGGGTTCATCGACGTAAAGGTTGCGCCGCCAGACAAGGGGTTCTTGTCCTCCCAAGCAGGCGCCCATTGGTTC includes:
- a CDS encoding WHIM1 domain-containing protein; protein product: MSADDDSSDLSSLSSLSPAPSDIELDAPADLEAPKPKPKKGIQKYFSTVAEQPPKEPTPPPRKRSPSPPHEYVLADNPDIAFIVMFRSRFHDAFPKSLAHFGPQELERDVVEAIPGDRVEHFLCALLGLLLNRKQDVKPGHYGRALEDAISTHKNQWAPAWEDKNPLSGGATFTSMNPTQRLTLLRTLILWTLSSSETVKGLINQSYKQNRHEDDANQPRSVQPWGSDGDKRRYFLIEGQDDTAFRIYRESNPAGTKRTWWSVAGTIDELKALAEKLETKDGGPKAKKLAQKMISAVPRFEAGEEKRKRREYRQMRKEQFKRPEPGFSLYEGRTRGKKMKYTYSDDEDIFSDSTTRRSARNTGTHTPVETGPVTTSSGRQIRAPTRLNPATGSSAPGSVQGDTSEVDKESSVGPTGRPRRSAAVNHGTSGWAGTSNGSRRNTADDSENESEAEFGDDEEDVDEHVPEESEDEDEFDEDEAMVDDDLDDSGRSLVVKLSVTPPKLRSVLAPNLHASSKLPTPSSERGGDKAEAAEALLVEMEDAPATEPEIKKAAGKEVEPAARVSPAPDAKFAERQAATPASIHATPLAFRGSPEKPHVQPVPRPLDIGTSHE